In the genome of Dermacentor silvarum isolate Dsil-2018 chromosome 1, BIME_Dsil_1.4, whole genome shotgun sequence, one region contains:
- the LOC125943914 gene encoding uncharacterized protein LOC125943914 codes for MATPRMDPSVLEIADILRGPAAEEAFLRGVGLVPTPTVRPQSTGSRQGHPPMSDYGGVCKDLGFNPSKPVCEGEVITYHRRCVIGIRPSFKCNRCRKQVSQLRGTDALHGQQGRGSFFACTDVLGRPNVKLSRREIIWLTYALANGLSSRSTKKLVQNVFKMSNSTRTDWRNYIREVALAELLEQPPMGGVGQVVQIDECLMRGKRKSNRGRLLAGDNVPSRRQNNYGGVSNRGPWIFGMICVQTKELRLFEVDKRDAATLGPLIAKNVLRGTTVYSDEWAAYQCIPSLVDANGAPLNLDWHTVNHSVNFVDPVGPCNRGQHPMHRERVAEGKAPTRSEWQRNVAGPAALAPCLDVVDVAQWATGDHRLLPSADGGNRPPVPPLRQPRATA; via the coding sequence ATGGCAACGCCACGCATGGACCCCAGTGTGCTGGAGATTGCGGACATCCTCAGAGGCCCTGCCGCGGAAGAGGCCTTTCTGCGTGGAGTCGGGCTGGTGCCGACGCCGACAGTTCGACCTCAGAGTACCGGATCCCGTCAAGGCCATCCACCGATGTCTGATTACGGGGGCGTCTGCAAAGATCTTGGGTTCAATCCCAGCAAGCCAGTATGCGAGGGAGAAGTCATCACATACCACCGCCGGTGCGTAATAGGTATCAGACCAAGCTTTAAGTGCAATCGCTGTAGAAAGCAGGTTTCTCAGCTGCGAGGTACCGATGCGCTGCACGGGCAGCAAGGGCGGGGCTCATTTTTTGCCTGCACCGACGTACTAGGGCGTCCGAACGTGAAACTCTCAAGAAGAGAGATAATCTGGCTGACGTACGCCTTGGCGAATGGGCTCTCGTCCAGGAGCACGAAAAAGCTGGTGCAGAATGTTTTCAAAATGAGCAATAGCACCCGCACCGACTGGCGAAATTATATTAGGGAGGTGGCGCTGGCAGAGCTTCTAGAACAGCCGCCAATGGGAGGTGTAGGCCAGGTGGTTCAGATCGATGAGTGCCTAATGAGAGGCAAACGCAAATCGAACCGAGGTCGCCTCCTTGCTGGTGACAACGTTCCTTCCAGGCGCCAAAATAACTACGGCGGTGTATCGAACCGAGGCCCTTGGATTTTTGGCATGATATGCGTGCAAACAAAGGAGCTGAGGCTGTTCGAGGTAGACAAGAGAGACGCGGCTACCCTCGGCCCCCTCATCGCCAAAAATGTCCTCCGAGGCACCACAGTTTACAGCGACGAATGGGCTGCGTATCAATGCATACCCAGCCTTGTGGACGCCAATGGAGCGCCACTGAATCTGGACTGGCACACCGTCAACCACAGCGTCAACTTTGTGGACCCTGTTGGACCCTGTAACAGGGGCCAACACCCAATGCATAGAGAGCGAGTGGCAGAAGGCAAAGCGCCGACTCGTTCGGAATGGCAGCGGAACGTCGCCGGCCCTGCTGCGCTCGCACCTTGCCTGGATGTGGTGGATGTCGCTCAATGGGCGACCGGGGATCACAGACTGCTGCCTTCGGCTGATGGAGGCAATCGCCCGCCGGTACCACCTCTAAGACAACCTCGAGCAACTGCCTGA
- the LOC125942506 gene encoding uncharacterized protein LOC125942506, whose product MLMRHVLKEVEEIGFFVVRIVTDNHKINVLAMQLLCNGSLKHCIDHPGKPNRRLFLAFDQCHLIKNVRSQFLSRHIVKGGEISANHLKSLCRMQQGSLVKPVRFLTRKHVFPTDMEKMNVQRAVQVFPPLVTAAVKLLQEQAGHTCDASFAGVGPTVQFMDTAHRWFVLMDVSNCTQHIHQKNADYKQFESAGGERLIWLETSFLDYLADLKSQCLAKNFLTKETYEGLVITTRSNVECIRYLLEEMSFHFVLTRKMSSDPIESFFGWLRKSAGSNDQTDVRAVLTGIEKTLKTGIASASNTSNIMAAEESDYLSTLPQQKNTREQTSEEFPAGARRELIERLNRDKPLLPTPDVAALAMVGGYLARAVREYFECVECFALLTKPNASTPSDSLIKHQDRGGLLYPSAQLLDVLYALQKFVEVLLARRRRIHHPLKEAVNNATEILREHKALMCSKPGHQENLLKLLLTKFFRAIFSNFALKATDKEEVAKVFAIKPLPRKTLKL is encoded by the coding sequence ATGCTCATGAGACACGTTCTGAAGGAAGTTGAAGAAATAGGATTTTTCGTCGTGCGCATTGTCACAGACAACCACAAGATCAATGTCTTGGCTATGCAACTTCTGTGCAACGGAAGCCTCAAGCATTGCATTGACCACCCTGGCAAACCGAATCGAAGGCTCTTTCTCGCATTCGATCAGTGCCACCTGATCAAAAACGTGCGATCACAGTTTTTGTCCCGTCACATCGTAAAAGGCGGCGAAATATCAGCGAACCACTTGAAGAGCCTCTGCAGAATGCAGCAAGGCAGCCTTGTAAAGCCAGTACGATTTTTGACGAGAAAGCACGTATTCCCTACGGATATGGAAAAAATGAACGTGCAGAGAGCAGTGCAAGTTTTTCCTCCTCTCGTGACAGCTGCTGTGAAGCTCTTGCAAGAGCAGGCGGGCCACACGTGCGACGCAAGCTTCGCGGGTGTCGGACCGACGGTGCAATTTATGGACACCGCGCACCGCTGGTTCGTGCTCATggacgtgagtaattgtacccaGCACATACATCAGAAGAATGCTGACTACAAGCAGTTTGAATCTGCAGGCGGTGAACGACTAATCTGGCTGGAGACAAGCTTCCTCGACTACCTGGCCGATCTCAAAAGTCAGTGCCTGGCAAAGAACTTTCTAACCAAAGAGACTTATGAGGGTCTTGTGATCACAACTCGTTCGAACGTTGAGTGCATTAGATATCTTCTTGAAGAGATGTCTTTTCACTTCGTTTTGACGAGGAAAATGTCATCGGACCCAATCGAGTCGTTCTTTGGCTGGCTCAGGAAATCAGCAGGATCAAATGACCAAACGGACGTCCGCGCCGTGCTCACAGGCATTGAGAAAACCCTTAAGACCGGTATCGCATCGGCGTCGAATACAAGCAACATAATGGCAGCAGAAGAGAGTGATTACTTGTCAACGCTGCCGcaacagaaaaacacaagggagCAAACCAGCGAGGAATTCCCTGCAGGTGCACGTAGAGAGCTCATAGAGCGACTAAACCGAGATAAGCCTCTACTTCCCACTCCAGATGTGGCCGCATTGGCTATGGTTGGTGGCTACCTCGCTAGAGCCGTACGAGAATACTTCGAATGTGTGGAGTGCTTCGCGCTCTTAACAAAGCCAAACGCCTCGACACCATCGGACTCGCTCATTAAACACCAAGACCGCGGTGGACTTCTTTACCCGTCCGCACAACTTCTAGATGTTCTCTACGCACTACAGAAGTTCGTCGAAGTTCTTCTAGCAAGAAGAAGGCGTATACATCACCCTCTAAAggaggctgtgaacaatgctaccgaaatcctccgcgagcacaaagctttgatgtgtTCGAAGCCAGGGCACCAAGAGAATTTGCTCAAATTGTTGCTTACGAAGTTCTTTCGCGCAATATTCAGCAATTTCGCTCTGAAAGCGACAGACAAAGAAGAGGTCGCCAAAGTGTTCGCAATAAAGCCACTGCCACGAAAGACCCTGAAACTGTGA